The following proteins are encoded in a genomic region of Methylococcales bacterium:
- the glmU gene encoding bifunctional UDP-N-acetylglucosamine diphosphorylase/glucosamine-1-phosphate N-acetyltransferase GlmU yields MSIKTIILAAGQGSRMRSKLPKVLHKIADKPLLEHVCNTSSQLEDNHIFVIYGHGGEQVTTQLSALNVGWIKQTEQLGTGHAVQQAVTEIDDEDTVLILYGDVPLLTKLTLETLLLNVSDHTLALLTVNLDNPTGYGRIIRDSNQQVIKIVEQKDASLDELKINEGNTGILATQGKKLKGWLARLGNNNAQDEYYLTDVIEMAVKDGLEIKTSQPKTVDEVLGINNRQQLSHLERVYQLQQAALLMDAGVTLRDPARLDVRGEFSQLGQDIDIDINVIFEGTNSIADNVTIGANTLIINSIIEENVEILPHCIIDHAHIGKGSRVGPFARLRPDAKLNENVHIGNFVEIKKSTIASGSKVNHLSYIGDSVVGSGVNIGAGTITCNYDGVNKYQTIIEDGAFIGSNTQLVAPITVGKNATIGAGSTLTKNAIADKLTLTRAKQITLTSWQRPTKKIK; encoded by the coding sequence ATGAGTATTAAAACAATTATATTGGCCGCAGGACAGGGAAGTAGAATGCGTTCTAAATTGCCTAAAGTATTGCATAAAATTGCGGATAAGCCTTTGTTGGAACATGTTTGTAATACCAGTTCACAATTAGAAGATAATCATATCTTTGTTATCTATGGACACGGCGGCGAACAAGTAACCACCCAATTATCGGCACTTAATGTGGGTTGGATTAAACAAACCGAACAATTAGGGACGGGTCATGCGGTTCAACAAGCGGTTACAGAAATTGATGACGAGGATACCGTTTTAATTTTATACGGTGATGTGCCTTTATTAACAAAATTAACCCTCGAAACCTTACTCTTAAATGTGAGTGATCATACCTTAGCGTTGTTAACGGTTAATTTGGATAATCCTACAGGGTATGGGCGAATAATTCGTGATTCCAATCAACAGGTTATTAAAATTGTTGAACAAAAAGATGCCAGCCTAGACGAGTTAAAAATTAATGAAGGAAACACAGGAATTTTAGCCACCCAAGGGAAGAAACTTAAAGGCTGGCTGGCACGTTTAGGTAATAATAATGCTCAAGACGAGTATTATTTAACCGATGTGATTGAAATGGCAGTCAAGGATGGCTTGGAAATAAAAACCTCGCAGCCTAAAACGGTTGATGAAGTTTTGGGCATTAATAATCGCCAACAATTAAGTCATTTAGAACGCGTTTATCAGTTACAACAAGCCGCTCTACTCATGGATGCAGGCGTAACGTTGCGTGATCCCGCAAGATTAGATGTTCGAGGTGAATTTTCTCAATTAGGTCAAGATATAGACATTGATATTAATGTTATTTTTGAAGGAACAAACAGTATCGCTGATAACGTAACCATTGGTGCCAATACACTGATTATTAATTCAATTATTGAAGAAAATGTAGAAATTTTACCCCATTGCATTATTGATCATGCCCACATTGGAAAGGGCAGCCGTGTGGGGCCTTTTGCTCGCTTAAGACCCGATGCTAAATTAAATGAAAATGTTCATATTGGTAATTTTGTTGAAATAAAAAAATCAACCATTGCGTCGGGGAGTAAAGTAAATCATCTTAGTTATATTGGTGATAGCGTTGTGGGAAGTGGTGTAAATATTGGCGCAGGAACCATTACCTGTAATTATGATGGGGTTAATAAATATCAAACCATTATTGAAGATGGAGCCTTTATTGGTTCAAATACTCAGCTCGTTGCCCCGATTACGGTAGGGAAAAATGCAACGATTGGCGCAGGCTCCACGCTCACTAAAAACGCAATTGCTGATAAATTGACTTTAACACGGGCGAAACAAATTACCTTAACATCGTGGCAGCGTCCCACTAAAAAAATTAAATAG
- the ppk1 gene encoding polyphosphate kinase 1 translates to METTDLTQANLYINRELSLLEFNLRVLAEAKKETIPLLERLNYLCISCSNLDEFFEVRVASVLQMEALDPAAIAIDGLTANEQQEQISIKAHELVTEQYKVLNEVLIPQLNQENIHFVRRGEWTPTQHKWLAKYFNNELLPILTPVGLDSAHPFPRILNKSLNFIISLTGKDAFGRNSGRAILQAPRALPRIIQLPNEETGSEGYNFVFLSSIIHEFINELFNGMSIQGCYQFRVTRNSDLFVDDEAVEDLMNAVEGELMMRNYGDEVRLEIDAKSPAETTDFLLARFQMSRSHLYLANGPVNLSRIQSIYGLIDRPDLKFIPFKPSIPPQFGRNKNIFNAIKKQDILLHHPYDSFAPVVEFIRQAANDPDVLAIKQTLYRTGVDSPIVNVLIKAARADKEVTVVIELLARFDEKENIGLANKLQEAAVHVVYGVVGYKTHAKMCLVLRKEGKILRNYLHLGTGNYHLKTARLYTDYGLFSCDKVLGEDIRRVFVQLTSLGKVTKLNKLLQSPFTLHTGLIAKIEREIVNAQANKPASIIIKVNAIVEEKSIQALYRASQAGVKIKLIIRGICCLRPGIKGISENIEVRSIIGRFLEHTRVYAFENEGNWEVYAASADLMSRNLFKRVETCFPIENKKLLNRILHDLDCYLKDNSQAWLLQSDGSYQQIKRKASDKVIQAQTILMNEVTT, encoded by the coding sequence ATGGAAACCACTGATTTAACGCAAGCTAATTTATATATTAACCGCGAACTGAGTTTATTAGAATTTAATTTACGTGTTCTAGCCGAAGCAAAAAAAGAAACGATTCCATTATTAGAACGGCTTAATTACCTATGTATTTCGTGTTCTAATTTGGATGAATTTTTTGAAGTACGCGTTGCCAGTGTTTTACAAATGGAAGCACTTGACCCCGCCGCCATAGCCATAGATGGGTTGACGGCCAATGAACAACAAGAACAAATTTCGATTAAAGCACATGAATTAGTGACCGAGCAATACAAGGTTTTAAATGAGGTACTAATCCCTCAATTAAACCAAGAAAATATTCACTTTGTTCGTCGAGGCGAATGGACACCGACTCAACATAAATGGCTCGCTAAATACTTTAACAATGAATTATTGCCTATATTGACCCCTGTAGGGCTTGATTCAGCACATCCCTTTCCCCGTATTTTAAACAAAAGTTTAAATTTTATTATTTCTTTAACGGGTAAAGATGCTTTTGGTCGTAATAGTGGGCGTGCTATTTTACAGGCACCGCGTGCCTTGCCGCGTATCATTCAATTGCCTAATGAAGAAACAGGGAGTGAGGGCTACAACTTTGTATTTTTATCCTCCATTATTCATGAATTTATTAATGAATTGTTCAATGGGATGAGTATACAAGGTTGCTATCAATTTAGAGTGACCCGAAATAGCGATCTATTTGTTGATGATGAGGCGGTTGAAGATTTAATGAATGCGGTCGAAGGCGAGTTAATGATGCGCAATTATGGCGATGAGGTTCGCTTAGAAATTGATGCAAAATCACCTGCGGAAACCACTGATTTTTTATTGGCCCGTTTTCAAATGAGCCGCTCTCATTTATACCTTGCCAATGGACCGGTTAATTTAAGTCGAATCCAATCAATTTATGGACTTATTGATCGACCTGATTTAAAATTTATCCCCTTTAAACCCTCTATCCCTCCCCAATTTGGACGTAATAAAAATATTTTTAATGCGATTAAAAAACAAGATATTTTATTACACCATCCTTATGATTCCTTTGCCCCTGTGGTTGAATTTATTCGCCAAGCGGCCAATGATCCTGATGTCTTAGCCATCAAGCAAACGTTATATAGAACAGGCGTTGACTCCCCCATTGTTAATGTTTTAATAAAAGCGGCGCGTGCAGATAAAGAAGTGACCGTGGTCATTGAATTACTTGCTCGCTTTGATGAAAAAGAAAATATAGGGCTTGCGAATAAACTTCAAGAAGCGGCAGTCCATGTCGTTTATGGGGTTGTCGGTTATAAAACCCATGCCAAAATGTGTTTAGTTTTGCGTAAGGAAGGTAAAATTTTGCGTAATTACTTGCATTTAGGAACGGGGAATTATCATCTTAAAACCGCTCGGCTTTATACCGATTATGGTTTGTTTTCGTGTGATAAAGTCTTAGGTGAAGATATTAGACGTGTTTTTGTGCAATTAACCAGCTTAGGAAAGGTCACTAAACTCAATAAATTATTACAATCACCCTTTACGTTACATACGGGGTTAATTGCAAAAATTGAACGTGAAATTGTCAATGCTCAAGCCAATAAACCCGCCTCTATTATTATTAAAGTGAATGCTATTGTTGAAGAAAAAAGTATACAAGCGTTATATCGAGCCTCTCAAGCGGGCGTTAAAATAAAATTAATTATTCGGGGTATTTGTTGTTTACGCCCAGGTATTAAAGGAATTTCAGAAAATATTGAAGTTCGTTCAATTATTGGTCGTTTTTTAGAGCATACCCGCGTTTATGCGTTTGAAAATGAAGGGAATTGGGAAGTGTATGCGGCGAGTGCCGATTTAATGAGTCGTAATTTATTTAAACGCGTTGAAACCTGCTTTCCTATTGAAAACAAAAAGTTACTTAATCGAATTTTGCATGATTTAGATTGTTATTTGAAAGATAATTCACAAGCGTGGCTATTACAAAGTGATGGCAGTTATCAACAAATAAAACGTAAAGCGAGTGATAAAGTTATTCAGGCACAAACGATCTTAATGAATGAAGTAACGACTTAG
- a CDS encoding NADP-dependent isocitrate dehydrogenase: MINKIQVKNPIVEIDGDEMTRIIWHFIKNKLILPYLDLPIEYYDLSIQSRDASDDQITLDAAHAIKKWGVGIKCATITPDEARVDEFDLKRMYRSPNGTLRNIIGGTVFREPIICNNVPRLVPNWTKPICIGRHAFGDQYRATDFKTQGKGTLTISFTPDDGSEPQSYDVHHFEGNGIAMAMYNTDESIRGFAHSCFKVAIARRWPLYLSTKNTILKQYDGRFKAIFQEIYETDYQSQFEALGIVYEHKLIDDMVAAALKWSGAFVWACKNYDGDVQSDTVAQGFGSLGLMTSTLVTADGTIMEAEAAHGTVTRHYRQHQQGNKTSTNPIASIYAWTRGLAFRGKLDGNQALINFCKILEEVCVMTVESGKMTKDLALCIHKDQLNESHYLTTEDFLAALDTNLKQRLRLSATER, encoded by the coding sequence ATGATAAATAAAATTCAAGTTAAAAATCCTATTGTAGAAATAGATGGCGATGAAATGACGCGCATTATCTGGCATTTTATTAAAAATAAGTTGATATTACCTTACTTAGATTTACCCATTGAATATTACGATTTAAGTATTCAAAGTCGTGATGCTTCGGATGATCAAATTACCCTTGATGCGGCTCATGCCATTAAAAAATGGGGCGTGGGAATAAAATGCGCTACGATTACGCCTGATGAGGCGCGGGTTGACGAGTTTGACCTAAAGCGTATGTACCGCTCACCCAATGGAACATTACGTAATATTATTGGGGGGACTGTTTTTAGAGAACCGATTATTTGTAATAATGTCCCTCGTTTAGTTCCTAATTGGACAAAACCTATTTGTATTGGTCGTCATGCTTTTGGCGATCAATATCGTGCAACGGATTTTAAAACTCAAGGTAAAGGAACGCTCACCATTAGCTTTACCCCTGATGATGGTAGCGAACCACAAAGCTATGACGTGCATCATTTTGAGGGAAATGGAATTGCAATGGCGATGTATAACACCGATGAATCTATTCGAGGGTTTGCACACAGTTGTTTTAAGGTCGCCATAGCCCGACGCTGGCCTTTATATTTATCGACTAAAAATACAATTTTGAAACAATATGATGGACGTTTTAAAGCTATTTTTCAGGAAATTTATGAAACGGACTATCAATCACAATTTGAAGCATTAGGGATTGTTTACGAGCATAAATTAATTGATGATATGGTGGCAGCCGCATTAAAATGGAGTGGCGCATTTGTCTGGGCCTGTAAAAATTATGATGGGGACGTACAATCAGATACCGTTGCTCAAGGGTTTGGCTCATTAGGGCTGATGACATCGACTTTAGTTACCGCAGACGGTACTATTATGGAAGCTGAAGCCGCGCATGGTACGGTCACGCGCCATTACCGTCAGCATCAACAAGGAAACAAAACCTCAACTAATCCGATTGCTTCAATTTATGCATGGACACGAGGATTAGCCTTTCGAGGCAAGTTAGATGGCAATCAAGCCTTAATTAATTTTTGTAAAATCTTAGAAGAGGTTTGTGTTATGACCGTTGAGTCAGGGAAAATGACCAAAGATTTAGCCTTGTGTATTCATAAAGATCAGTTAAATGAAAGCCATTACTTAACCACGGAAGATTTTCTAGCGGCTTTAGATACGAATTTAAAACAACGCTTACGTTTATCCGCCACTGAACGTTAA
- a CDS encoding UbiX family flavin prenyltransferase translates to MIKKRLIIGMTGATGAIYGVRLLQVLADFNDWETHLVISSAGLVNLKYELGMDKSMVYKLADKTHGIHDIASAIASGSFKTEGMIIAPCSMKTLAAVAHGFGDNLISRAADVALKERRRVIIMPRETPLNLAHIRNMAAVTEMGAIVFPPMPAFYTKSDSIAAMVDEGVGRILDFFDIKTEGLYQPWEGL, encoded by the coding sequence ATGATAAAAAAACGGTTAATTATTGGTATGACGGGGGCAACAGGAGCCATTTATGGCGTACGATTATTACAGGTTCTAGCCGATTTTAATGATTGGGAGACTCATTTAGTTATTTCTAGCGCAGGATTAGTTAATCTTAAATATGAACTAGGAATGGATAAATCCATGGTTTATAAGTTGGCTGATAAAACGCATGGTATTCATGACATAGCCTCTGCGATTGCCAGTGGTTCGTTTAAAACAGAAGGCATGATTATTGCGCCCTGCTCAATGAAAACGTTAGCAGCGGTTGCGCATGGTTTTGGGGATAATTTAATTTCACGCGCAGCGGATGTGGCATTAAAAGAACGGCGGCGTGTTATTATTATGCCACGGGAAACCCCCCTAAACTTAGCTCATATTCGTAATATGGCAGCGGTCACCGAAATGGGCGCGATTGTTTTTCCTCCAATGCCTGCTTTTTACACTAAATCAGATTCAATTGCGGCAATGGTTGACGAAGGTGTCGGGCGTATTTTAGATTTTTTTGATATTAAAACAGAGGGTTTATATCAGCCTTGGGAGGGGTTATAA
- the pip gene encoding prolyl aminopeptidase: MKPLYPEISPYNTFFLKTKSQHSVYIEESGTIEGIPVIFLHGGPCSGTKPNHRRFFDPKKYRIILMDQRGCGQSTPYGEIDNNTTADLIDDIELLRKQLTIEKWLLFGGSWGGTLALLYAQTYPQHVSAMIIRGIFLARRKDLDWFVNGGVGNIYPECWQNLVASIPEEDRSNLVAGLCSALGAENELRQRRVAKAWMAWGAQVALGDAYEKGGEIEHITEKILQQVQMELHYAKNNYFIDENQILEHCQKLTSIPSIIIHGRYDLVCPMESALSLHHALPHAQYFVLAHSGHIAQGDEMVDALIAATNNMANILEYS, encoded by the coding sequence ATGAAACCTCTTTATCCTGAAATTTCACCTTATAATACTTTTTTTTTGAAAACAAAAAGTCAACATTCTGTTTATATTGAAGAATCGGGTACTATTGAGGGCATTCCTGTTATTTTTTTACATGGTGGCCCTTGTTCAGGAACAAAACCTAATCATCGACGTTTTTTTGATCCTAAAAAGTATCGTATCATTTTGATGGATCAGCGAGGCTGTGGGCAATCGACCCCTTATGGTGAAATAGATAATAATACGACGGCTGATTTAATTGACGATATAGAATTATTACGAAAGCAATTAACTATTGAAAAATGGTTGTTATTTGGGGGTTCTTGGGGCGGGACACTTGCTTTATTATATGCTCAAACTTACCCCCAACATGTATCAGCAATGATTATTCGAGGTATTTTTCTAGCGCGAAGAAAAGATTTAGATTGGTTTGTAAATGGCGGAGTGGGTAATATTTACCCTGAATGTTGGCAGAACTTAGTGGCGAGCATTCCTGAGGAAGATAGAAGCAATTTAGTAGCGGGGTTATGTTCTGCTTTAGGGGCAGAAAATGAATTACGTCAACGGCGGGTCGCTAAAGCTTGGATGGCTTGGGGCGCGCAAGTTGCTTTAGGTGATGCGTATGAAAAAGGCGGTGAAATTGAACATATTACCGAAAAAATACTTCAACAAGTTCAAATGGAATTACACTATGCAAAAAATAACTATTTTATAGATGAAAATCAGATTTTAGAACACTGTCAAAAATTAACCTCCATTCCAAGTATTATTATTCATGGACGTTATGATCTAGTTTGTCCTATGGAATCTGCACTGTCCTTACATCATGCGTTACCTCATGCACAATATTTTGTATTGGCTCATTCAGGACATATCGCTCAAGGGGATGAAATGGTTGATGCGTTAATAGCTGCGACAAATAACATGGCAAATATACTTGAATATTCATGA
- a CDS encoding adenine phosphoribosyltransferase codes for MQRLKDHIRDIPDFPKPGIIFKDISPLVKNPAALKISIHQLIHPFLGRKITAVAGMEARGFIFGSLAAWELGVGFIPLRKPGKLPHDVQSISYDLEYGSATLEVHVDAVEKGDRVLLIDDLLATGGTAKASCELIESLGATVEACTFVIELDALKGRDKLKNYEIHSLLHY; via the coding sequence ATGCAACGATTAAAAGATCACATTAGAGATATTCCAGATTTTCCTAAACCAGGTATTATTTTTAAAGATATTAGCCCATTGGTAAAAAATCCAGCGGCCTTAAAAATTTCAATTCATCAACTAATACATCCTTTTTTAGGTCGAAAAATTACGGCTGTTGCAGGAATGGAAGCGAGAGGATTTATTTTCGGTTCCTTAGCTGCATGGGAATTAGGGGTGGGATTTATTCCTCTTAGAAAACCTGGAAAACTCCCTCATGACGTGCAGAGTATTTCTTATGACTTAGAGTATGGTTCCGCTACCTTAGAAGTACATGTTGATGCCGTAGAAAAAGGGGATCGGGTTTTACTTATTGATGACTTATTAGCCACTGGGGGAACCGCAAAAGCAAGTTGTGAGTTAATTGAATCTTTAGGGGCGACCGTGGAAGCGTGTACTTTTGTGATTGAACTTGACGCTTTAAAGGGTCGTGATAAATTAAAAAATTATGAAATTCATTCTTTATTGCATTATTAA
- a CDS encoding DUF6399 domain-containing protein yields MKKFRNQIKPLAVSISFWWLWVRETLQNLGLDADTEYWLTTTLLPVVYWHQKMEQTKSRRSKENYRKAWETASDKLKSDPFSAKLSISEMQRWLTLAEHMARQFQRSSSAVEGRNGCLSQMYRNGRGLNKKRLNALTVIHNYGIKREDGTTAAMRLFDTEFPDLFSWLLNEMGELPLPRNSRKRVFSNPLKLLDVPS; encoded by the coding sequence ATGAAAAAGTTTCGTAATCAAATAAAACCGTTAGCGGTATCCATCAGTTTTTGGTGGCTTTGGGTACGCGAAACCTTGCAAAATTTGGGGCTTGATGCGGATACCGAATATTGGTTGACCACAACATTATTACCCGTTGTTTATTGGCATCAGAAAATGGAACAAACTAAAAGCCGCAGGTCAAAGGAAAACTATCGAAAAGCTTGGGAAACCGCGTCTGATAAGCTCAAATCAGACCCATTTAGTGCAAAGTTATCAATCAGTGAAATGCAGCGATGGCTAACATTGGCGGAGCATATGGCAAGGCAGTTTCAACGCAGTTCATCTGCGGTGGAAGGGCGAAATGGCTGTTTATCGCAAATGTATCGCAATGGGCGAGGTTTGAATAAAAAGCGATTAAACGCGTTGACGGTCATTCATAACTACGGAATCAAACGTGAGGATGGCACAACCGCCGCCATGCGTTTATTTGATACCGAGTTTCCAGACTTGTTTTCATGGCTACTGAATGAAATGGGCGAGTTACCGCTTCCTAGAAATAGTCGAAAGCGTGTGTTTTCTAACCCTTTGAAATTGCTGGATGTCCCGTCTTAA
- a CDS encoding H-NS histone family protein, with protein MKISELNKITVDDLVVIPTKALQGFLITLNDAIERRKEQDKNEFLEKVAVLANESGVVLDEVLLSPPRRMPTIRYRNPDEPSQGWSGRGRKPNWLLALIASGRKIEEFEV; from the coding sequence ATGAAAATTTCAGAGTTAAATAAAATCACTGTTGATGATTTAGTTGTTATTCCGACAAAAGCATTACAAGGCTTTTTAATAACCCTTAATGATGCAATAGAAAGACGTAAGGAACAAGATAAAAATGAATTTCTTGAAAAAGTAGCCGTCTTGGCGAATGAATCAGGGGTTGTTTTAGATGAAGTTTTATTGTCGCCACCCAGAAGAATGCCTACGATTAGATACAGAAACCCAGACGAACCTTCTCAGGGTTGGTCAGGACGAGGTAGAAAACCTAATTGGTTATTAGCATTAATAGCGTCTGGTCGTAAAATAGAAGAATTTGAAGTCTAA
- a CDS encoding TolC family protein — MYGIRRITYFSALLLVNTLVGANENTIVKHVDPIEIKHDLSLSDLIDLTLKKYPDQRLNQALIKEVDALRRRGSQWLSAAPSVSFRYQDDLLADNTGLRELETELGLSLWNWGQRSAGLALADKANATIDKQQQALRLKVAGLIRLALWDMSLEDIRYQQAKITLEISEKLLDKIKHRVELGDLAEFDLLLAQSDHLEKRTLFVQAQAEMMHARERYFTLTQSNQVPANYTETQSTLDTVEHHPALQVMNTLIEREKANLNWVESKGSGQPLITLGGKSERGSRANDDIESLSLTISIPFGGAAYLAPKIASVNIKLTKIITRREHLYRKLTADLHEINHQLEVNRAELMMANELKQISNKHLKMAQFGFSEGEINLMDLLKIQTKNTNALRHAKEHKVMLQRNIALYNQIVGVQP, encoded by the coding sequence ATGTATGGCATCCGCCGTATTACATACTTTTCCGCATTATTATTGGTTAACACTTTAGTCGGTGCTAATGAAAATACGATTGTAAAACATGTAGATCCTATTGAAATCAAACACGATTTATCCTTGTCAGATCTTATTGATTTAACGTTAAAAAAATACCCTGACCAGCGTTTAAATCAAGCCTTAATAAAAGAAGTTGATGCCTTAAGACGGCGTGGCAGCCAGTGGTTAAGTGCCGCCCCAAGTGTTTCTTTTCGTTATCAGGATGATTTACTCGCTGATAATACGGGGCTTCGGGAACTTGAAACCGAATTAGGGCTGTCGCTTTGGAATTGGGGACAACGTTCAGCAGGATTAGCCCTTGCTGATAAAGCTAATGCGACCATTGATAAACAACAACAGGCACTTAGACTTAAAGTTGCAGGATTAATTCGTCTTGCTTTATGGGATATGAGTTTAGAAGATATACGTTATCAACAAGCTAAAATTACCTTAGAAATTTCAGAAAAACTGTTAGATAAAATAAAACACCGTGTGGAACTGGGTGATTTAGCCGAGTTTGATTTATTGTTAGCACAAAGCGATCATTTAGAAAAAAGAACCTTATTTGTACAAGCTCAGGCTGAGATGATGCACGCTCGTGAGCGTTATTTCACCTTAACACAATCAAATCAAGTCCCTGCGAATTATACTGAAACTCAGAGTACACTAGATACTGTGGAGCATCATCCCGCATTACAGGTTATGAACACCTTGATTGAACGTGAAAAAGCAAATCTTAACTGGGTTGAATCGAAAGGATCAGGACAACCCCTAATAACACTAGGGGGGAAAAGCGAACGCGGTTCACGTGCTAATGATGATATAGAAAGCCTAAGTCTTACTATTTCTATTCCTTTTGGCGGAGCCGCCTATTTAGCCCCTAAAATTGCATCAGTTAATATTAAATTAACAAAAATAATCACTCGACGTGAACATCTATACCGAAAATTAACCGCTGATCTGCATGAAATTAATCATCAACTTGAAGTCAATCGAGCCGAGCTAATGATGGCAAATGAATTAAAACAAATTTCTAATAAACATTTAAAAATGGCTCAATTTGGTTTTTCAGAAGGCGAAATAAATTTAATGGATTTATTAAAAATTCAAACAAAAAATACCAATGCCTTACGTCATGCAAAAGAACATAAAGTGATGCTTCAACGTAATATTGCCTTATATAATCAAATTGTAGGAGTACAGCCATGA
- a CDS encoding efflux RND transporter periplasmic adaptor subunit encodes MKQILFIFFVLLSFNINADNNQIKLSKLQRYNLGIKVGALIKVKSIPLLTAPAKVAIPPDQEYIVSSSQAGLIQQLNKTEGDHVKKGQLLAQINSPELLALQREYLHAISKKQVAWVSFQRDKKLLNGGIIPNKRLQETQARYGGEKIEVNAIQQLLMIAGMPEHDIKQLSKTQRLSSKLNIYAPATGVILEKMAVVGQRLDMLAPIYRIANLNQLWLEINIPQEQADIVKVGDRIIINKSPIRAKITLLTHRVNVNNQSVLARAIIETKNSSLRVGQNVNVHIQHNSKQVAFEVPNVAIAQHKGKAYIFVQIDSGFLVRPVTVIGQKKKVSIITSELTGTEKIALRGAVALKANWVGLGSEE; translated from the coding sequence ATGAAACAAATTCTCTTTATTTTTTTTGTACTGCTTAGTTTTAATATTAATGCCGATAATAACCAAATAAAACTTTCTAAATTACAGCGTTATAATTTAGGGATTAAAGTGGGGGCATTAATAAAGGTTAAAAGTATTCCCTTATTAACCGCTCCAGCTAAAGTGGCAATTCCACCCGATCAAGAATATATTGTGAGTAGTTCACAAGCAGGTTTGATTCAACAACTGAATAAAACAGAGGGCGATCATGTAAAAAAAGGTCAATTATTAGCACAAATAAATAGCCCAGAACTCCTTGCGTTACAGCGGGAATACCTTCATGCAATCAGCAAAAAACAAGTAGCTTGGGTTAGTTTTCAACGCGATAAAAAATTGTTAAATGGGGGGATTATTCCTAACAAACGTTTACAAGAAACGCAAGCGCGTTATGGTGGCGAAAAGATTGAAGTGAATGCAATACAACAATTATTAATGATTGCAGGGATGCCCGAACACGATATTAAACAGTTATCTAAAACGCAACGTCTAAGCAGTAAACTTAATATTTATGCCCCTGCGACAGGGGTTATTTTAGAAAAAATGGCTGTTGTGGGTCAGCGTTTAGATATGCTTGCACCTATCTATCGAATTGCCAATTTAAATCAATTATGGTTGGAAATTAATATTCCTCAAGAACAAGCCGATATAGTTAAAGTCGGTGACCGCATAATCATTAATAAAAGTCCCATTCGTGCCAAAATTACATTGCTAACGCATCGTGTTAATGTCAATAATCAATCGGTACTGGCAAGAGCGATTATTGAGACTAAAAATTCGTCGCTTAGAGTCGGTCAAAATGTCAATGTCCATATTCAGCATAATAGTAAACAAGTAGCCTTTGAAGTTCCTAATGTTGCCATTGCTCAACATAAAGGGAAAGCTTATATTTTTGTACAAATAGACTCAGGATTTTTAGTTAGACCTGTAACTGTAATAGGTCAAAAGAAAAAAGTTTCTATTATTACCAGTGAATTAACAGGGACTGAGAAAATAGCCTTAAGAGGGGCTGTTGCATTAAAAGCAAACTGGGTAGGACTTGGGAGTGAAGAATAA